From Haloglomus litoreum, the proteins below share one genomic window:
- a CDS encoding enoyl-CoA hydratase/isomerase family protein, protein MATDTQEGYETVTVDREGYVGRITLDRPEAMNTFSTDLATELDAALHDLDDADDVRAVVVDGAGDAFSAGIDLSEYDPDASEDAHETWVARMEEPFHTIHGMATPVVAAAHGHAAANGIGLVAACDLAVAAEGTMLGATAPKAGLFCMGPAVPLLECLPKKRATELLLTGELIDAETAAEWGLLNRVAPGGEHVEAAMELAETMAAKSPEALRRGKQAVSEFAGMPYGDALDRSNEAFAGLCATDDAREGIAAFLDGEPLAADEWPQG, encoded by the coding sequence ATGGCCACCGACACGCAGGAGGGCTACGAGACCGTCACCGTCGACCGCGAGGGGTACGTCGGCCGCATCACGCTCGACCGACCCGAGGCGATGAACACGTTCAGCACCGACCTCGCGACCGAACTGGACGCCGCACTCCACGACCTCGACGATGCGGACGACGTGCGCGCCGTCGTCGTCGACGGCGCCGGGGACGCCTTCTCCGCGGGCATCGACCTCTCGGAGTACGACCCCGACGCGAGCGAGGACGCCCACGAGACGTGGGTCGCGCGGATGGAGGAGCCGTTCCACACCATCCACGGGATGGCGACGCCGGTCGTCGCGGCGGCCCACGGCCACGCCGCGGCCAACGGCATCGGCCTCGTCGCCGCGTGCGATCTCGCCGTCGCGGCCGAGGGGACGATGCTCGGCGCGACGGCGCCGAAGGCGGGGCTGTTCTGCATGGGCCCGGCCGTGCCGCTGCTGGAATGCCTCCCGAAGAAGCGCGCGACCGAGCTACTGCTGACGGGCGAGCTGATCGACGCCGAGACGGCCGCCGAGTGGGGCCTGCTCAACCGGGTCGCGCCGGGGGGCGAGCACGTCGAGGCGGCGATGGAGCTGGCGGAGACGATGGCCGCGAAGAGCCCCGAGGCGCTCCGGCGGGGCAAGCAGGCCGTGAGCGAGTTCGCAGGGATGCCCTACGGTGACGCGCTGGACCGCTCGAACGAGGCGTTCGCCGGGCTCTGTGCCACCGACGACGCCCGCGAGGGCATCGCGGCGTTCCTCGACGGGGAGCCCCTGGCCGCCGACGAGTGGCCGCAGGGATGA
- a CDS encoding 1,4-dihydroxy-2-naphthoate polyprenyltransferase has translation MSTEVESGGGPDTDPADISKREAWVMAARPQTLPAGAAPVIVGTGLALRLGEFAALPALGALVGALLLQIGTNFANDYYDAVKGADTDEREGFTRVTAGGLIPAEQVRRAMYATFGLAILLGTYLVWVGGPVIVLVGLSSVAAGILYTGGPYPYGYRGLGELFVFVYFGLVAVTGTYYVQAVASVSGIPPFDAPLAVVPLAAVVAALPAAGLSSAILVVNNVRDRETDAKAGKRTLAVLLGYRFSRVEFLALVGMAYVVPVVFAATGWGPWALLPLLTLPLAAPLVATLLERTDGAALNPALERTGKLLAAHSVLFAVGLALPRFL, from the coding sequence ATGAGCACCGAGGTCGAGAGCGGCGGTGGTCCCGACACCGACCCGGCCGACATCTCGAAGCGGGAGGCGTGGGTGATGGCGGCCCGGCCCCAGACACTCCCTGCCGGCGCAGCCCCGGTCATCGTCGGCACGGGCCTCGCGCTGCGGCTGGGCGAGTTCGCCGCCCTCCCCGCCCTCGGCGCGCTCGTGGGGGCGCTGCTCCTGCAGATCGGCACCAACTTCGCGAACGACTACTACGACGCCGTCAAGGGCGCCGACACCGACGAGCGCGAGGGATTCACCCGTGTCACCGCCGGGGGGCTCATCCCCGCCGAGCAGGTCAGGCGCGCCATGTACGCCACGTTCGGCCTCGCCATCCTCCTCGGAACCTACCTCGTGTGGGTGGGCGGCCCCGTCATCGTCCTCGTCGGGCTCTCGTCGGTCGCGGCCGGCATCCTCTACACCGGCGGGCCGTACCCCTACGGCTACCGCGGGCTGGGTGAGCTGTTCGTCTTCGTCTACTTCGGACTCGTGGCCGTGACGGGCACCTACTACGTGCAGGCCGTCGCGAGCGTCTCGGGCATCCCACCCTTCGACGCGCCGCTCGCGGTCGTGCCGCTCGCTGCGGTGGTCGCCGCACTCCCGGCCGCCGGCCTCTCCTCGGCCATCCTCGTCGTGAACAACGTCCGCGACCGCGAGACGGACGCGAAGGCGGGCAAGCGGACGCTCGCCGTGCTGCTTGGCTATCGCTTCTCCCGCGTCGAGTTCCTCGCATTGGTCGGGATGGCCTACGTCGTGCCGGTGGTGTTCGCCGCCACGGGCTGGGGGCCCTGGGCGCTGCTGCCGCTGCTGACGCTCCCCCTGGCCGCCCCCCTCGTCGCGACCCTGCTGGAGCGGACGGACGGCGCGGCGCTGAACCCGGCCCTGGAGCGGACGGGGAAACTGCTCGCCGCCCACTCGGTCCTGTTCGCCGTCGGACTGGCGCTCCCGCGCTTCCTATGA
- a CDS encoding class I adenylate-forming enzyme family protein — protein MRDWLAHRTAATPTATALSVAAGPAAPDGREGGSTRTYRELNERVEELAGRLSALGVGVGTHLGVCLPTRPAFVELVHAAMRLGAVLVPLHARSTAPELAERARTADCGLVCCGAATEATVVAAADHARETDGDLPVATVDTPREGATRIDGATPETFDLPAWSPGRRLCLLFTSGTTGDPKVVDLRMGNVLASATASAFRLGLDPGDRWFDPLPMSHMGGLAPVYRSVCYGTTVTLPGPEGGGEGSDSGAEDVTDGEGTGDAAYSVGGFDPEVALAAMHGTGATCTSLVPTMLSRLLDAGSLPDSLRFVLLGGAPASDELLERCFDRGVPVAPTYGMTETASQIATARPPEARDHPGTVGYPLFTTNVTVIDSGTPVDPGERGELVVSGPAVTPSYYHDSGATERAFGPHGFHTGDVGYRDADGRVWVLNRLDDRLNPGGETVDPGEVVDVLRAFPGITEAAVVGLPDPEYGERVAALVVAADDVDPAALERHCRDRLSGFKLPRTVGVADSLPRTPSDTVDREAVRERLQTPDDGLNVLELGGHAAD, from the coding sequence GTGCGCGACTGGTTGGCCCACCGGACGGCCGCAACACCGACAGCGACGGCGCTGTCCGTCGCCGCCGGCCCCGCCGCGCCTGACGGCCGCGAGGGCGGGTCGACCAGGACCTACCGAGAGCTGAACGAGCGCGTCGAGGAACTCGCCGGCCGCCTCTCGGCGCTGGGCGTCGGCGTCGGGACCCACCTCGGCGTCTGTCTCCCGACCCGGCCGGCGTTCGTCGAGCTGGTCCACGCCGCGATGCGGCTGGGGGCGGTACTGGTGCCGCTCCACGCCCGGTCGACCGCGCCGGAACTCGCCGAACGGGCCCGCACCGCCGACTGCGGGCTCGTCTGCTGTGGCGCGGCGACGGAGGCGACCGTCGTGGCCGCCGCGGACCACGCCCGCGAGACCGACGGCGACCTGCCCGTCGCCACGGTCGACACGCCGCGCGAGGGCGCGACGCGCATCGACGGGGCGACCCCGGAGACGTTCGACCTGCCGGCATGGTCGCCCGGACGGCGGCTCTGCCTGCTGTTCACCTCCGGGACGACCGGCGACCCGAAGGTGGTCGACCTGCGGATGGGCAACGTGCTGGCGAGCGCGACCGCCTCGGCCTTCCGCCTGGGGCTGGACCCCGGGGACCGCTGGTTCGACCCGCTCCCGATGAGCCACATGGGCGGCCTCGCGCCCGTCTACCGGTCGGTCTGTTACGGAACGACGGTGACGCTGCCGGGGCCCGAGGGCGGCGGCGAGGGCTCGGATTCGGGTGCCGAGGACGTAACTGACGGCGAGGGAACCGGGGATGCGGCGTACAGCGTCGGCGGCTTCGACCCCGAGGTGGCGCTCGCGGCGATGCACGGGACGGGCGCGACCTGCACCTCGCTGGTCCCGACGATGCTGTCGCGGCTGCTCGACGCCGGCTCGCTCCCGGACTCGCTCCGGTTCGTCCTGCTGGGGGGCGCCCCCGCCAGCGACGAACTGCTGGAGCGCTGCTTCGACCGGGGCGTCCCCGTCGCGCCCACCTACGGGATGACCGAGACCGCCTCGCAGATCGCGACGGCGCGACCGCCGGAGGCCCGGGACCACCCCGGAACCGTCGGGTACCCGCTGTTCACGACGAACGTCACCGTCATCGACAGCGGGACCCCCGTCGACCCCGGCGAGCGGGGCGAACTCGTGGTCAGCGGGCCCGCCGTGACACCGAGCTACTACCACGACAGCGGGGCCACCGAGCGGGCGTTCGGCCCACACGGCTTCCACACCGGCGACGTCGGCTACCGGGACGCGGACGGTCGTGTCTGGGTCCTCAACCGGCTCGACGACCGCCTGAACCCCGGCGGCGAGACGGTCGACCCGGGCGAGGTCGTGGACGTGCTGCGCGCGTTCCCCGGCATCACGGAGGCGGCGGTCGTCGGCCTCCCCGACCCGGAGTACGGCGAGCGCGTCGCGGCGCTGGTCGTGGCGGCCGACGACGTGGACCCGGCGGCGCTGGAGCGCCACTGCCGGGACCGCCTGTCGGGCTTCAAACTCCCCCGCACGGTCGGCGTCGCCGACAGCCTCCCCCGCACGCCGTCGGACACGGTCGACCGCGAGGCGGTCCGCGAGCGGTTGCAGACCCCCGACGACGGCCTCAACGTGCTCGAACTGGGCGGCCACGCCGCCGACTGA
- a CDS encoding class 1 fructose-bisphosphatase produces MSDQDTPHALARAGPTVTRVVEAIAETAPEVRGGLAGRRMYDPEADENPSGERQLAADLYADELLEDRLLAIDGVGGYASEEREELSLADDEGYHVACDPLDGSSNLKSNNAMGTIFGVYDAALPAAGDHLVAAGYVLYGPITTMALAVDGHASEYVVTDGELEPDAVDLTIPDDPVVYGFGGRVPDWTEDFAAYVDAVEDELKLRYGGAMIADVNQVVTYGGVFAYPALESAPKGKLRLVFEGAPIAYVIEAAGGASSNGERSLLDVEADELHQRVPVHVGSAGYIERLERALD; encoded by the coding sequence ATGTCGGACCAGGACACGCCCCACGCGCTCGCCCGCGCTGGCCCGACCGTCACGCGGGTCGTCGAGGCGATCGCCGAGACCGCCCCCGAGGTGCGTGGCGGCCTCGCCGGCCGCCGGATGTACGACCCGGAGGCCGACGAGAACCCGAGCGGCGAGCGCCAGCTCGCCGCCGACCTCTACGCGGACGAACTGCTGGAGGACCGCCTGCTCGCCATCGATGGCGTCGGGGGGTACGCCAGCGAGGAGCGCGAGGAGCTGAGCCTCGCCGACGACGAGGGCTACCACGTCGCGTGCGACCCGCTGGACGGCTCGTCGAACCTCAAGTCCAACAACGCGATGGGGACGATCTTCGGCGTCTACGACGCCGCCCTCCCCGCGGCCGGCGACCACCTCGTCGCGGCGGGCTACGTGCTGTACGGTCCCATCACGACGATGGCGCTCGCCGTCGACGGCCACGCCAGCGAGTACGTGGTCACGGACGGCGAACTCGAACCGGACGCGGTCGACCTCACCATCCCGGACGACCCCGTCGTCTACGGGTTCGGCGGGCGCGTCCCGGACTGGACCGAGGACTTCGCCGCGTACGTCGACGCGGTCGAGGACGAACTGAAACTCCGGTACGGCGGCGCGATGATCGCCGACGTGAACCAGGTCGTCACGTACGGCGGCGTCTTCGCCTACCCGGCGCTGGAGTCCGCGCCGAAGGGGAAGCTCCGGCTCGTCTTCGAGGGGGCACCCATCGCCTACGTCATCGAGGCGGCCGGTGGGGCCTCCTCGAACGGGGAGCGGTCGCTGCTCGACGTCGAGGCCGATGAACTCCACCAGCGGGTTCCGGTCCACGTGGGCTCGGCCGGGTACATCGAGCGGCTCGAACGGGCGCTGGACTGA
- a CDS encoding class I fructose-bisphosphate aldolase, with translation MIDIDDSPLCRDGKVLILAYDHGLEHGPVDFEGVPGSADPARTFEAATHDAVTSIAVQKGIAEAFYPSYEDDVDLLMKLNGTSNLWMGEPDSAVNCSVDYAYEVGASSVGFTLYGGSNHEIEMAEEFRDAQERAREYELPTVMWSYPRGQGLKNDTKPGTIAYASRLALELGADVAKVKYPGSQDAMEDAVRMAGPTKVVMSGGSKTSDRDFLESVKSVIDAGGKGLAVGRNVWQRENPHRILDALEQVIFEESSVDEALAAAE, from the coding sequence ATGATCGACATCGACGACTCGCCGCTCTGCCGGGACGGCAAGGTGCTCATCCTCGCGTACGACCACGGCCTCGAGCACGGGCCGGTCGACTTCGAGGGCGTCCCCGGGAGCGCGGACCCGGCGCGGACCTTCGAGGCGGCGACCCACGACGCTGTCACGTCAATCGCGGTCCAGAAGGGTATCGCGGAGGCGTTCTACCCCTCCTACGAGGACGACGTCGACCTGCTGATGAAGCTCAACGGGACGTCGAACCTCTGGATGGGCGAGCCGGATTCGGCCGTCAACTGCTCGGTCGACTACGCCTACGAGGTCGGCGCCTCGTCGGTCGGCTTCACCCTGTACGGCGGCTCCAACCACGAGATCGAGATGGCCGAGGAGTTCCGTGACGCCCAGGAGCGCGCCCGGGAGTACGAGCTGCCGACGGTCATGTGGTCGTACCCGCGCGGCCAGGGTCTGAAGAACGACACGAAGCCGGGCACCATCGCGTACGCCTCGCGCCTGGCGCTGGAACTCGGCGCCGACGTGGCGAAGGTCAAGTACCCCGGCTCGCAGGACGCCATGGAGGACGCCGTCCGGATGGCCGGCCCGACGAAGGTCGTCATGTCCGGGGGTTCGAAGACCTCCGACCGTGACTTCCTCGAATCCGTCAAGTCGGTCATCGACGCCGGCGGGAAGGGGCTCGCGGTCGGGCGCAACGTCTGGCAGCGCGAGAACCCCCACCGCATCCTCGACGCCCTCGAACAGGTCATCTTTGAGGAGTCGTCGGTGGACGAGGCGCTGGCGGCCGCGGAGTAA
- a CDS encoding FkbM family methyltransferase, with protein MPPNEDDSDPRTVVYNGVAVPTTAPEEGRDYRSEFEAGTSGELRREVRRGDDVVVVGGGRGITTVVGARMTRSDGSVTTFEANSEMLETLRRTVRVNRVANHVTLEHAAVGPISEQAESVFGPGDGERVAPSALPSCDVLELDCEGSEVAVLEGMNCRPRVVIVETHEPLGVPPGDVAPILEARGYEITNRTPAGMHGELTVLTAVRQQGGSGSTP; from the coding sequence ATGCCGCCGAACGAGGACGACAGCGACCCACGAACCGTCGTCTACAACGGTGTCGCCGTTCCGACCACCGCGCCCGAGGAAGGACGCGACTATCGGTCGGAGTTCGAGGCGGGGACGAGTGGCGAGTTACGCCGGGAGGTGCGTCGCGGTGACGACGTCGTCGTGGTCGGCGGTGGGAGGGGTATCACGACCGTTGTCGGTGCACGGATGACACGGTCCGACGGGTCCGTCACGACGTTCGAGGCGAACTCCGAGATGCTGGAGACGCTTCGACGGACGGTCCGGGTGAACCGTGTCGCCAATCACGTGACACTCGAACACGCCGCTGTCGGCCCCATCTCCGAACAGGCCGAGTCCGTGTTCGGCCCGGGCGATGGTGAGCGAGTGGCTCCGTCCGCCCTTCCCTCGTGTGACGTCCTGGAACTCGACTGCGAGGGGAGCGAGGTGGCGGTCCTCGAGGGGATGAACTGCCGCCCGCGAGTGGTCATCGTCGAAACACACGAGCCACTCGGGGTGCCCCCGGGGGACGTCGCACCGATACTCGAGGCCCGGGGTTACGAGATCACGAACCGGACCCCTGCGGGAATGCACGGCGAACTCACGGTTCTCACCGCCGTTCGACAGCAGGGCGGGAGCGGTTCGACGCCGTGA
- a CDS encoding mandelate racemase/muconate lactonizing enzyme family protein, whose product MRVDPFALDLASPLTTARGAITEREGFVVRLAVDGTAGVGEAAPLPGWTESLDDCRAALECVAEALDDGIDPDAVLDGDGHRVDLGDAPAARHAVASAVLDARARTAGEPLYRVLAGEDDIHPDPVESVPVNATVGDGPPGETADAAADAVAAGFGTVKLKVGARAVAADTERVAAVRDRCPDVTLRADANGAWSADEAERALAAFAEHGVAYVEQPLPAAATDTDGADGPRDDLRAHAALRGRGVGVALDESLAVGADPVTAALDASAADALVLKPMALGGPDRALAAARAARAAGVEAVLTTTIDGALARATAVHAAAAVPAVPACGLATGDRLERDLLDADPAPVSDGRARVPEGPGVAGGTRWHRGRTDQP is encoded by the coding sequence ATGAGGGTCGACCCCTTCGCGCTCGACCTGGCGAGCCCCCTCACCACGGCACGCGGCGCCATCACCGAGCGCGAGGGGTTCGTCGTCCGGCTCGCGGTCGACGGGACGGCGGGTGTCGGCGAGGCCGCGCCGCTGCCGGGCTGGACGGAGTCGCTCGATGACTGCCGGGCGGCGCTTGAGTGCGTCGCCGAGGCACTCGACGACGGTATCGACCCGGATGCGGTTCTCGACGGGGACGGTCACCGCGTCGACCTCGGCGACGCCCCGGCGGCCCGCCACGCGGTCGCCAGCGCGGTCCTGGACGCACGGGCGCGTACGGCGGGCGAGCCGCTGTATCGGGTACTGGCCGGGGAGGACGACATCCACCCGGACCCGGTCGAGTCGGTCCCGGTGAACGCGACCGTCGGCGACGGCCCGCCCGGAGAGACGGCCGACGCCGCGGCCGACGCCGTCGCCGCCGGCTTCGGGACGGTGAAGCTGAAGGTCGGCGCCCGGGCCGTCGCGGCCGACACCGAGCGCGTCGCCGCCGTCCGGGACCGCTGCCCCGACGTGACGCTCCGCGCGGACGCGAACGGAGCGTGGAGCGCCGACGAGGCCGAGCGAGCGCTGGCGGCGTTCGCCGAGCACGGCGTGGCGTACGTCGAGCAGCCGCTCCCCGCGGCGGCGACCGACACGGACGGCGCGGACGGCCCCAGGGACGACCTCCGGGCACACGCCGCCCTCCGCGGACGGGGTGTCGGGGTCGCCCTCGACGAGTCGCTGGCGGTCGGGGCTGACCCGGTCACCGCGGCACTCGACGCGAGCGCGGCCGACGCGCTCGTCCTGAAGCCGATGGCACTCGGCGGCCCGGACCGGGCCCTGGCCGCCGCCCGGGCAGCCCGGGCGGCCGGCGTCGAGGCCGTCCTTACGACGACCATCGACGGCGCGCTGGCACGCGCGACCGCGGTCCACGCGGCCGCAGCGGTGCCCGCGGTTCCGGCCTGCGGCCTCGCGACCGGCGACCGGCTCGAACGCGACCTGCTCGACGCCGACCCCGCACCCGTGTCCGACGGGCGGGCCCGTGTTCCGGAGGGTCCCGGCGTGGCCGGGGGGACGCGATGGCACCGCGGGAGAACCGACCAGCCGTGA
- a CDS encoding phosphotransferase family protein — protein MVHTIEPNWTLRDHELADGGYLAVYQLSVDTDGGTRRVVLKASPDGDGHGIDTEARLLRILNAHTSIPVPEVYGAVDTHDRLPAPFYVMEHVPGRAVERTEMNTVSPETLETVARSSGRYLAELHGLDAVESYGFLTRNPETTLRGERPPASFDQVVVAEPESSWPVQVRNWADDALRKGRDSRFEDLVPELRPVLHEQLDVLDGTFEPVLCHVDNSLENVLHDPETGAVTAMLDWAFTLAATPAYDLVLIEESLNGGQWQFVPSAPDNSELIRNALLDGYSHAGSADVLEQLEATRELYELLSRCRSMHLLQMWPTVKDASPEEVEGAAAAIRADLESYL, from the coding sequence ATGGTTCACACCATCGAACCGAACTGGACGCTCCGCGACCACGAACTGGCCGACGGAGGCTACCTCGCCGTGTACCAGCTCTCGGTCGACACCGACGGTGGAACACGGCGGGTCGTCCTCAAGGCCAGTCCAGACGGGGACGGGCACGGTATCGACACCGAGGCTCGATTGCTCCGGATCCTGAACGCCCACACGTCGATCCCGGTCCCCGAAGTCTACGGAGCCGTCGATACACACGACCGCCTCCCTGCACCGTTCTACGTCATGGAGCACGTCCCTGGACGCGCCGTCGAACGAACGGAGATGAACACCGTCTCGCCCGAGACGCTCGAGACGGTCGCCCGGAGTTCCGGCCGCTACCTCGCCGAACTGCACGGGCTGGACGCCGTCGAAAGCTACGGGTTCCTCACGCGGAACCCGGAGACCACACTTCGGGGCGAGCGGCCGCCGGCTAGCTTCGACCAGGTCGTCGTCGCCGAACCGGAGTCCTCGTGGCCCGTACAGGTTCGGAACTGGGCAGACGACGCCTTGCGGAAGGGGCGCGACAGCCGGTTCGAGGACCTCGTGCCCGAACTTCGGCCGGTACTCCACGAGCAGCTCGACGTGCTGGACGGGACGTTCGAACCGGTGCTCTGTCACGTCGACAACTCGCTGGAGAACGTGCTCCACGACCCGGAAACAGGAGCGGTCACCGCGATGCTGGACTGGGCGTTCACCCTCGCTGCGACGCCAGCGTACGACCTCGTGTTGATCGAGGAGAGTCTGAACGGTGGGCAGTGGCAGTTCGTCCCGTCGGCACCGGACAACTCGGAGCTGATCCGGAACGCACTGCTCGACGGGTACTCGCACGCCGGGTCGGCCGACGTCCTCGAACAGCTCGAGGCGACCCGGGAGCTCTACGAGCTCCTCTCGCGCTGTCGGTCGATGCATCTGCTACAGATGTGGCCGACGGTCAAGGACGCCTCACCGGAGGAGGTCGAAGGCGCTGCTGCTGCGATCCGGGCGGACCTCGAATCGTACCTCTGA
- a CDS encoding metallophosphoesterase family protein, protein MRLGVISDIHANLVALEAVLADMPPVDRLVCAGDVIGYNPWPAECVELVRERCSATVRGNHDRNADTPNRYSMNEMAHEGLKLAAEELSDAQREWLRSLPRTYDLAEGRVLMVHDHPEHVDQYVRPHSFPKMRRYLDDYDACILGHTHVQHEATVDGRLVLNPGSVGQPRDGDPRAAYAVIDTAPEPMAAHLHRVEYDIDAVQSACREAGLPARTADRLEQGK, encoded by the coding sequence ATGCGACTCGGCGTCATCTCCGATATCCACGCCAACCTCGTCGCCCTGGAGGCCGTTCTGGCGGATATGCCGCCCGTCGACCGACTCGTCTGTGCGGGCGACGTCATCGGCTACAACCCGTGGCCCGCCGAGTGCGTCGAGCTGGTGCGCGAGCGGTGTTCCGCGACGGTCCGGGGGAACCACGACCGGAACGCCGACACGCCGAACCGGTACTCGATGAACGAGATGGCCCACGAGGGGCTCAAACTCGCCGCCGAGGAGCTGAGCGACGCCCAGCGGGAGTGGCTCCGAAGCCTCCCCCGGACGTACGACCTGGCGGAGGGCCGCGTGCTGATGGTCCACGACCACCCCGAACACGTCGACCAGTACGTCCGGCCCCACTCGTTCCCGAAGATGCGCCGGTACCTCGACGACTACGACGCCTGTATCCTCGGGCACACGCACGTCCAGCACGAGGCCACGGTGGACGGCCGGCTGGTCCTCAATCCGGGGAGCGTCGGCCAGCCCAGGGACGGCGACCCGCGGGCCGCGTACGCGGTCATCGACACCGCACCGGAGCCGATGGCGGCCCACCTCCACCGCGTGGAGTACGACATCGACGCGGTGCAGTCGGCGTGCCGGGAGGCCGGCCTGCCGGCCCGGACCGCCGACCGCCTCGAACAGGGGAAGTAG
- a CDS encoding acyl-CoA carboxylase subunit beta codes for MKIRISGEASAEEAAAIADAFSRHSGSDTVEVYVGDAEEPAATHEVTEPIDDGKGPTDRERELLEQIEEIHSGGKEKYKERLPEQGKLFVRDRLDLWFGEEAGEDSELQFEDGTFAEFDADDTLPADGLLTGAATFEGRDLHFMANDFTVKAGSMAEKGVEKFLRMQQRALKTGRPVLYLMDSSGGRIDQQSGFFANREGIGKYYYNHSMLSGRVPQICVLYGPCIAGAAYTPVFADFTIMVRGMSAMAIASPRMVKMVTGEDIDLQELGGAEIHAKYSSSADLIAEDEEHARQLVSQLVTYLPDNSDEQPPRADAKPPKYAPKGIDEVVPEDPNRAYDIRDVTDRIVDRNSLFELQPEYGAEIVTAFARIDGRPVGIVANQPNERAGAIFPDAAEKAAQFIWKCDAYNIPLLYLADTPGFMAGSQVEKEGILEQGKKMIYATSSATVPKQCVVVRKAYGAGIYAMSGPAYDPESTIALPSGEIAIMGPEAAINAVYANKLDAIDDPEERAQREAELREEFREEIDVRKMASDVVIDEVIPPSQLREQLERRFEFYEGIEKDLPDKKHGTVL; via the coding sequence ATGAAGATTCGCATCTCCGGAGAGGCGAGCGCGGAGGAGGCGGCGGCCATCGCGGACGCCTTCTCGCGCCATTCCGGGAGCGACACGGTCGAGGTGTACGTCGGGGACGCCGAGGAGCCCGCGGCGACCCACGAGGTGACCGAACCCATCGACGACGGGAAGGGGCCGACCGACCGCGAGCGCGAGTTGCTCGAACAGATCGAGGAGATCCACTCGGGCGGGAAGGAGAAGTACAAGGAGCGGCTCCCCGAGCAGGGCAAGCTGTTCGTCCGGGACCGGCTGGACCTCTGGTTCGGCGAGGAGGCTGGCGAGGACAGCGAACTCCAGTTCGAGGACGGGACGTTCGCGGAGTTCGACGCCGACGACACCCTGCCGGCCGATGGCCTCCTCACTGGCGCGGCCACCTTCGAGGGTCGGGACCTGCATTTCATGGCGAACGACTTCACCGTGAAGGCGGGGTCGATGGCCGAGAAGGGCGTCGAGAAGTTCCTCCGGATGCAACAGCGCGCACTCAAGACCGGGCGCCCGGTGCTGTACCTGATGGACTCCTCCGGCGGGCGCATCGACCAGCAGTCCGGGTTCTTCGCCAATCGCGAGGGCATCGGGAAGTACTACTACAACCACTCGATGCTGTCCGGCCGGGTGCCACAGATCTGTGTGCTCTACGGCCCGTGTATCGCTGGCGCCGCGTACACGCCCGTCTTCGCCGACTTCACCATCATGGTGCGGGGGATGAGCGCGATGGCCATCGCCTCGCCGCGGATGGTCAAGATGGTGACTGGCGAGGACATCGACCTGCAGGAACTGGGTGGCGCCGAGATCCACGCGAAGTACTCCTCGTCGGCCGACCTCATCGCCGAAGACGAGGAGCACGCACGCCAGCTCGTGAGCCAGCTCGTCACGTACCTGCCGGACAACAGCGACGAGCAGCCGCCCCGGGCCGACGCGAAGCCGCCGAAGTACGCGCCGAAGGGCATCGACGAGGTGGTCCCCGAGGACCCGAACCGGGCGTACGACATCCGGGACGTGACCGACCGCATCGTCGACCGGAACTCGCTGTTCGAGTTGCAGCCCGAGTACGGCGCCGAGATCGTCACGGCCTTCGCCCGCATCGACGGGCGGCCGGTCGGCATCGTCGCCAACCAGCCGAACGAACGGGCCGGCGCCATCTTCCCGGACGCCGCCGAGAAGGCGGCACAGTTCATCTGGAAGTGCGACGCCTACAACATCCCGCTGCTGTACCTGGCGGACACGCCGGGGTTCATGGCCGGCTCGCAGGTCGAGAAGGAGGGCATCCTCGAACAGGGCAAGAAGATGATCTACGCCACCTCCTCGGCGACGGTCCCGAAGCAGTGCGTCGTCGTGCGCAAGGCGTACGGGGCGGGTATCTACGCGATGAGCGGCCCGGCCTACGACCCCGAGTCGACCATCGCACTCCCGTCGGGGGAGATCGCGATCATGGGGCCCGAAGCCGCCATCAACGCCGTCTACGCCAACAAGCTCGACGCCATCGACGACCCCGAGGAGCGGGCCCAGCGCGAGGCCGAACTCCGCGAGGAGTTCCGCGAGGAGATCGACGTCCGGAAGATGGCCAGCGACGTGGTCATCGACGAGGTCATCCCGCCGAGCCAGCTCCGCGAGCAACTGGAGCGGCGCTTCGAGTTCTACGAGGGCATCGAGAAGGACCTGCCCGACAAGAAGCACGGGACGGTGCTGTAG